The proteins below come from a single Arthrobacter sp. B1I2 genomic window:
- the truB gene encoding tRNA pseudouridine(55) synthase TruB — MLSGLVIVDKPQGWTSHDVVGRMRRLAGTRKVGHAGTLDPMATGVLVIGINKATRLLTYIVGTSKTYTATIRLGQSTVTDDAEGEVTATAGTSGVSDQAIYDGVAALTGDIQQVPSSVSAIKVNGERAYARVRSGEDVKLAARPVTIHRFDVHGIRREAEANVVDLDVTVECSSGTYIRALARDLGSALGTGGHLTALRRTHVGPYSLDQARTLEQLAEELNVLEMSQAARALMPNRELSAEETTEISFGRRIAAGAAPGSPSAATADHPAAAFAPDGSLVALLADAGSYAKPVLVFAPGTGTAAAAAKA, encoded by the coding sequence GTGCTTTCTGGACTGGTGATAGTGGACAAGCCGCAGGGATGGACCAGCCATGATGTGGTTGGCCGGATGCGGCGCCTCGCAGGGACCCGGAAAGTGGGGCACGCAGGAACACTCGATCCCATGGCCACGGGCGTGCTGGTGATCGGCATCAACAAAGCCACACGGCTGCTGACCTACATCGTGGGCACCTCCAAGACCTACACCGCCACCATCCGGCTGGGCCAGTCGACCGTTACGGACGATGCCGAAGGGGAGGTCACGGCCACGGCCGGCACTTCCGGCGTCAGCGACCAGGCAATTTACGACGGCGTCGCGGCCCTCACGGGCGACATCCAGCAGGTGCCCAGCAGCGTCAGCGCCATCAAGGTGAACGGGGAACGCGCCTATGCGCGGGTACGGTCCGGCGAGGACGTGAAGCTGGCAGCACGCCCCGTCACCATCCACCGGTTTGATGTCCACGGCATCCGGCGGGAGGCGGAAGCGAATGTGGTTGACCTCGATGTCACCGTCGAATGCTCCTCGGGCACCTACATCCGTGCCCTCGCCCGGGACCTGGGCAGCGCCCTGGGCACGGGCGGACACCTCACCGCCCTCCGCAGGACCCACGTGGGCCCCTACTCACTGGACCAGGCGCGCACCCTGGAACAGTTGGCCGAAGAGCTCAACGTCCTGGAGATGTCGCAGGCTGCCCGGGCACTGATGCCCAACCGCGAGCTTAGCGCCGAGGAAACCACGGAGATCTCGTTCGGGCGGCGGATCGCTGCCGGCGCCGCCCCCGGGAGCCCTTCCGCTGCCACCGCCGACCACCCCGCAGCCGCCTTCGCCCCCGATGGGAGCCTGGTGGCCCTTCTCGCCGACGCGGGCAGTTACGCCAAGCCGGTGCTGGTCTTCGCCCCAGGCACCGGGACGGCCGCAGCCGCCGCGAAGGCGTAA
- a CDS encoding pyridoxal phosphate-dependent aminotransferase: MPELAAHVRDVPVNQIREITEAAWRTPGAIVLSIGEPGFPLPRHVLDAGIACLDRDETNYTPNAGIPALREAFAARFREEQGVNVGADRVYVVSGAQQGLHFAMSLLLSPGDEILIPNPGYPTFAMTSRLLNAVPVGYPLHPDHGFQPRVADVEALITSRTRVLVLNSPSNPLGAVLGEELVRDLMDLARRHDIWVISDECYEAFTYDVPHISPARFDGGTPADARVFTSLTLSKTYGLTGLRIGALICPPGLEQKMDNVMESIVSCVASAPQYAAVAALTGPQDYVRHAHQHYRENRDAASAVLAAKGIRYLPAQGAFYLWADMSHVTGGDVRAWVRRFLADSGVALAPGTAFGSIGEGWVRIALCGRKQELLNGLSRLPGARL, from the coding sequence ATGCCTGAGCTTGCCGCCCATGTCCGCGACGTGCCCGTTAACCAGATCCGCGAGATCACAGAGGCGGCGTGGCGCACTCCCGGCGCCATCGTGTTGAGCATCGGGGAGCCCGGTTTCCCGCTCCCCCGCCATGTCCTGGACGCAGGCATCGCCTGCCTGGACCGCGACGAAACCAACTACACGCCGAACGCCGGGATTCCCGCACTCCGTGAAGCGTTCGCTGCCAGGTTCCGGGAAGAACAGGGAGTCAACGTCGGCGCGGACCGCGTCTATGTGGTGTCCGGCGCGCAGCAGGGCCTGCACTTCGCCATGAGCCTGCTGCTCTCCCCCGGCGACGAAATCCTGATCCCCAACCCCGGCTACCCCACCTTTGCCATGACCAGCCGGCTGCTCAATGCCGTCCCGGTGGGTTATCCCCTGCACCCCGATCACGGCTTCCAGCCACGGGTCGCCGATGTGGAGGCGCTCATCACCAGCCGCACCAGGGTGCTGGTGCTCAACTCCCCGTCCAACCCACTCGGTGCCGTGCTCGGTGAAGAACTGGTCCGGGACCTGATGGACCTGGCCCGCCGGCACGATATCTGGGTGATTTCGGACGAGTGCTACGAGGCGTTCACCTACGATGTGCCCCACATCAGCCCGGCAAGGTTCGACGGCGGCACGCCGGCAGATGCGCGCGTGTTCACTTCGCTGACACTGTCCAAGACCTACGGCCTGACGGGGCTGCGCATCGGCGCGCTCATCTGCCCTCCGGGCCTGGAACAGAAGATGGACAACGTCATGGAATCCATCGTCTCGTGCGTGGCGTCCGCGCCGCAGTACGCGGCAGTGGCAGCCCTCACCGGGCCCCAGGACTACGTCCGGCACGCCCACCAGCACTACCGGGAAAACCGGGACGCCGCCTCGGCGGTCCTGGCTGCGAAGGGGATCCGCTACCTTCCGGCGCAGGGCGCGTTCTACCTGTGGGCTGACATGTCCCACGTGACCGGTGGAGATGTGCGGGCCTGGGTCCGGCGCTTCCTGGCGGATTCCGGTGTGGCCCTGGCTCCGGGGACTGCCTTTGGCTCCATTGGCGAGGGGTGGGTCCGGATCGCGCTGTGCGGCAGGAAGCAGGAACTGCTGAACGGACTCTCCCGGCTTCCGGGGGCCCGGCTGTAA
- the trxA gene encoding thioredoxin translates to MEPALLSCPACGKTNRVPAQASGRPRCGNCKADLPWIVSAGDGDFAAEAELSPVPVLVDFWAAWCGPCRMVSPVLDKLARERPGKLKLVKVDVDTSPGLSRRFDVQAIPTLMVLVDGKVAARQAGAAPADVLRSWLDKALAGARK, encoded by the coding sequence ATGGAACCCGCACTTCTCAGCTGCCCCGCCTGCGGTAAGACGAACCGGGTGCCTGCCCAGGCTTCAGGCCGCCCCCGCTGTGGCAACTGCAAAGCCGACCTGCCGTGGATCGTGTCCGCGGGCGATGGCGACTTCGCTGCCGAGGCGGAGCTGTCTCCAGTGCCGGTACTGGTGGATTTCTGGGCCGCCTGGTGCGGACCCTGCCGCATGGTCAGCCCCGTCCTGGACAAGCTGGCCCGGGAACGGCCCGGGAAACTAAAGCTGGTGAAGGTGGACGTGGACACGTCGCCCGGCTTATCGCGGCGGTTCGATGTCCAGGCCATTCCGACCCTGATGGTGCTCGTAGACGGAAAGGTCGCAGCGCGCCAGGCAGGAGCCGCACCGGCGGACGTCCTCCGTTCCTGGTTGGACAAGGCCCTCGCCGGCGCCCGCAAATGA
- a CDS encoding nucleoside deaminase: protein MTTADHGDSPFTYLEQAVELATHNVGEGGGPFGAVVVTPDGRVHAGVNRVTRDNDPTAHAEVVAIRAAAAATADFDLTGSVLYASCEPCPMCLASALWARIGRVYFAADRHGAAAAGFDDALFYDYFSGAAPELMPVTRGDIPTSDVPFQTWRAFDSRREY, encoded by the coding sequence ATGACTACCGCAGACCATGGCGACAGCCCCTTCACGTACCTTGAACAGGCTGTGGAGTTGGCCACGCACAATGTCGGCGAGGGCGGCGGCCCTTTCGGTGCGGTGGTGGTAACGCCTGACGGCCGCGTTCACGCCGGCGTCAACCGGGTCACGCGCGATAACGACCCCACGGCCCACGCGGAAGTAGTGGCTATCCGGGCGGCGGCCGCGGCAACAGCGGACTTCGACCTCACAGGCTCCGTTCTCTACGCAAGCTGTGAGCCCTGCCCGATGTGCCTGGCTTCCGCCCTGTGGGCCAGGATCGGTCGCGTCTACTTCGCCGCGGACCGTCATGGCGCGGCCGCGGCAGGCTTCGATGACGCGCTCTTTTACGACTACTTTAGCGGCGCGGCGCCGGAGCTGATGCCGGTCACCAGGGGTGACATCCCGACGTCGGACGTCCCCTTCCAAACATGGCGCGCCTTTGACAGCAGGAGGGAATACTAG